AGGGCCCGACTACGACCTATGTCACGGATCTTTTGATTGATAATCTGTCCGCCAATGTTGTTGGCACCTGGTCAACAGGCACCTCGGCCACGGATAAATACGGTAGCAATTACCGGTTCAAGGGCCAAGGCACAGGCACCGGATATCTGCAGTTCACTCCGAAAATTACCACTGCGGGTATCTATGCCGTGTATGAGTGGCATCCAATCGGTGCCAACCGAACCACCAACGCGCCGCACGTGATTACCTATAGTGGTGGCACACAAACCGTCTATGTGAATCAGCAGGTGAACGGTGGTAATTGGAATCTGCTTGGCAACTACAGCTTCGCTGCCGGTTCCAGCGGAAATGTTCAAATCACCGATGCCTTTGCGGATACCGCCCAGATGGTGATCGCGGACGCGATTCAGTTCGTTCTGATACCGGTTCCTGCGGCGCCCAGCGGCCTGACTGCCACAGCAGCAAGCAAGTCCCAGATCAATCTGAAATGGACTGACAATGCAACGAATGAGACCAGCATGGTGGTAGCCCGCAGCACCACTTCAGGTGGACCTTACACCACCATTGCCACGCTTGCGGCTGGAACCACTTCCTATAGCAACACCGGGCTGACTGCCGGCACGACATATTACTACGTCGTTCATGCAGTCGGTGCCGGCGGCACTTCGGCAAACTCCGCTCAAGCCAGTGCCGCTCCGGTTGCTGATATAATCATCGATAATCCCGCAGCCACGGTTACCGGAACCTGGTCAACTGGCACCAGTTCGACGGACAAGTACGGCAGCGATTATCGCTTCAAATCCCCAGGCGCTGGCGCTGGTTATCTAAAATATACGCCAACCATTCCCACGGCCGGCCACTATCAGGTCTACGAGTGGCATTCAGTCGGCAGCAATCGCGCCACGGCTGCTCCGTTCGTGGTCACCTATAACGGCGGGTCCCAAACCGTCAGTGTCAATGAACAAGTTAACGGTGGGCAGTGGAATTCGATCGGAACCTTTGCCCTTGCAGCCGGGACCGGCGGCAGCGTGAAGATAACTGATAACTTCACAGATACCACCAGGGTGGTCATTGCTGATGCCGTAAAACTCGTTTACGTCGGACCGTAAGCTGGGTTTCAAAAGTACATTGGCGATTGGATAATATCGCCGCTCAAAATGGAACCGAAGGGATACCTTCGGTTCCATTGTTTTTGTACTTGCGGCGACATGACAAAAATATGCACCAAACCAAGCTTCTCCCTTTCGTCTTTGCGCAACCGGTGATTTAATGGATACATGCCGCTTTTGGAAATTGAAGGGCTGAAGAAGTCCTATATGTCGCCTGAAGGTAACCGGCACACGATCATCGATGTGCCCTGGTTTACTTTGCAGGAGAAGTCTCAGGTTGCCTTGCGCGGGGAAAGTGGCTCGGGCAAGACCACGTTGCTGAACTTGATTGCCGGCATTCTCAAGCCGGACGAAGGGCGGGTCGTGATCGATGCGCAGGAGATGTCCGCTTTGAATGAGCCGGGTCGTGATCGTCTCCGAGCGATGAATATTGGTTATATCTTTCAAACCTTTAATCTGCTGCAAGGGTATACCTGTTTGGAGAATGTATTATTGGGCATGTCTTTTGGGCCCGGGGTGGATCGTGGCTTTGCGGAAACTCTTTTGAAGCGGGTGGGGCTGGGAGATCGGATGAAGCATCGTCCGCGTCAGCTTTCCACCGGTCAACAACAGCGGGTGGCGGTGGCACGTGCGCTGGCAAACAAGCCAAAGCTGGTCCTGGCGGATGAGCCGACTGGGAATCTGGACCACAAC
This window of the Pedosphaera parvula Ellin514 genome carries:
- a CDS encoding ABC transporter ATP-binding protein → MPLLEIEGLKKSYMSPEGNRHTIIDVPWFTLQEKSQVALRGESGSGKTTLLNLIAGILKPDEGRVVIDAQEMSALNEPGRDRLRAMNIGYIFQTFNLLQGYTCLENVLLGMSFGPGVDRGFAETLLKRVGLGDRMKHRPRQLSTGQQQRVAVARALANKPKLVLADEPTGNLDHNNAREALGLIREACKENGAALLLVSHDREVLGQFRTVFDLSRINKALDEAATNESEEGS